In the Ranitomeya imitator isolate aRanImi1 chromosome 2, aRanImi1.pri, whole genome shotgun sequence genome, ACTGGTGGGCCATATGccagggctgagaaggaaggagcactatttggatTTTGGAGCACAGGTTTTGCTAAAATAGTTTGTGGGTGACACTTGCGGAGCCccaaaggtgccagaacagcagaaaactcacaagtgaccctattttagaaattGCATCTCGATAGAATTCATCTACGGCTGTAGTGACTATTTTGTATCAGCCACACCAGGCtttattctggagaattgcaaatatgccagtttagtgcccttacattgtgcccccataaagtgtagagcccccatatatggCAGTGCGATACCAGACctgcattgtttgttttttttcttaatagGTTTTACAGCTATCACACAGTAAAATGTTTTTCATAAGTGTTCTTTAATTCACTCACCATTTACCACTGtaactttatttattttatttttttttttaattttttggcttattttttgtgggacaagttgcagatattttttttttttgctacggtTTTGGGGTACATAATTTTTGATTGCTATGTATtcagatttttcaaacacagaatgaacaaaaaaaccgcaattcagttatattaattttttttttttttgtgccaatcACCATTTGGTATAAGTGATGAGACTGGTTTTGTTCGTGGGGTTCAGTGTATTGAAATTTTTTTTATATGCAttgctatttttacacactaaaaacaatactttacaaaaaatgattttttttttctttccattgtCAAATTCTGAGATGTATTATTCCTCAGCACCATTAAAAGATATATCGGTGGTCGTTACAGGGTTAATGTAGCAATGGTTTCAAAATTCCTCATGAAATTGTAAATATTGTGAATAGGGCCTAAAGTAAGAAAATGTATTGAATGCATTCTGTGCTGGTAAATGATTGCATCTAATTGCAGGGGAAGGAGAACAGACTGGGTTCAAATCGGGTCTCAGCCTGTCAGTATAATGCCACCAGAACGTAATGCACAAAAGCAAAGCATTAATTCCAGAAGTGTATCTATACTTGGCAGTAATTGATTGTAATATATTTCTCCCACAGCCTTCTGGATGTTTTGATGCAAGATTCAAGGCTATATCTTATTTTTGAGTTTCTTTCTATGGATTTGAAGAAGTATTTGGATTCCATCCCGAGTGGTCAATATTTAGACGCAATGCTTGTAAAGGTGAGGAATATCCAATCCAGCTGACGCCTCTTTGGTTGTTACAATGTAGTCCACAGTGCTCTGCTTTGCCCCACGTTTCTTTATTTTGTTCATTTCTCTTGTATTTGACAGAGCTACTTGTATCAGATCCTACAAGGCATTGTGTTTTGTCATGCCAGAAGAGTATTACACCGAGATCTGAAGCCCCAGAACTTGTTAATAGACAGTAAAGGAGTAATAAAGCTGGCTGATTTCGGGTTGGCTCGAGCATTCGGCATCCCTGTCCGTGTTTACACACATGAGGtaagaaaaaataaataccgtaaatgTGTAGTGACATCGCATTtagaaatgtaactttttttgctttgTTCTCTTATAGAATGGGTAATGCTGCAAAGTGCTTGCAAAAAACAACCAACTATGCAACTtggctttctttaaaaaaaaaaaaaaatctttgcagcTTTCAAACGAAGGGATACTTGCTGCGGTAGTTCTACTACTCATTGCCAATTATATGGTCCACATCGGTGATGGCCGATCTAGGCAACGAGTGCACTTTGCAGGTTGTTTGCTTAGTTTGCAGGCattgctctgaagctggccaggatGCACTGCACATCTTCTTCCCCTCCACCCCCAGTTAGCAGGAAGGCAGGGCCTGAGGAGCCCCCCTGAAGATTGGAATGAGACAGCCCTCTAACTCCAtaaatagtttttttgttttttttctttcacaacATTTTCAAAAATAGTTGGGTATTGCATAAAGggaatgtcagcaggtttttgtctatcccatctgagagcagtatgatctaGTGGCAGCTGCCCTGAttgcagcgatgtgtcacttactgggctgcttgctgcaggttTGATAATTATCTACTGCAGCTCTCCCAGTTCTCTGCATTCTGAGCTCTGTAGAACTGTAAAAATCTGATGACTGACTTCCTGTAACAGAAAGAGTAAGGGTCTTCCTGTCACATGACAAACTTACTgttaaatgaaatgcaaaatgttggTATACATTAGAGCGCATATCTAATTTTATAATTTGCTTAGCCTTTTTCTGGTGCAAGCTCAGCTGGAGAATTAGCTAATTTATTTAGAAGTGTACGTCTCTTAATACAAAGCCTGCTGGAAGGGTGCATAAAGTGccagtcttttaaccccttcacgacatgcgccggtatgtcgtgtctccccctttgatgtgggctccggcggtgagtccacatcagtcgcgacatgtcagctgttttgtaccgctgacatgtgcgcgcaatagcggcaggtggaatcgcaatccacctgctgctgttaactagttaaatgccgctatcaaacgctgacagcagcattcaactaccgcttccggccatcgggccagaaatgcgcgcatcgccgacccacATCGTgaatgggggtcagcgatgcgtcggcatgacaacatgaggtctctttgagacctctatggttgttgatgctgtcttgctgtaagcgccaccctgtggtcggcgctcatagcaagcctgtaattcggcTGCATAGAAGCGATCTGAtgatgctatgtagctgagccgatccagttgtgccagcttctaacctccaatcgaggctattgaagcatggcaaaagtaaaaaaaaaaaaaaaaaattaaatatgaaaaaaatataagtttaaatcgccccattcaaaataagagACCCTTCTGCAGGCATGGCGCCTGCACTACAGCATGATCGCATATCTATTAATTATATGCACGATATATATTTTCTTGATGCAATTTGTATGTGGTCATCCACCACTAAAGCCTAGAAAGAGCAGGCCTCCCGCAAACTATTATATTCAAAACTCAGACAATGCTGGAAATTCAGCACAAACCCATCCATGGTACAATACTTGGTTCTGCAGTTGGGTGGTCATTGGATCTGTATTGGAAATGAGCTTTGGAGATAAACACCTGTTACTGAATATTGGTTATGTCCATTTACATACCAGTTATTCCTTGTCAACACTGCAGGTTGTGACTTTGTGGTACAGGGCGCCGGAAGTCCTCCTGGGCTCTGTGAGATATTCCACACCAGTCGATGTATGGAGTATAGGCACGATATTTGCAGAGATTGCATCAAAGAAGCCACTGTTCCATGGCGATTCAGAAATAGATCAACTATTCAGAATATTCAGGTATGTAGATCTACAGTGTATGGGGATAGTAACGGTGATGATGGCGTCATAATCTCTGGCCATATTTGTGGAGTACTCGAAGCAGCGCATCAGCCTCATCACTTTTGCACCCTGTTCTCTCATTTCCTGTTCATCTGGGTCATTGTGGCCACCGCTTCTTCCTCTGTACTGCCCACATGATTTTAATGACCTtgactccatgtggggtctaggacctcatcatccatCGCATCGTCACCTCTCCAGGCTGTCTAACTGTGCTGCCCTTCAAATCCACTCCTgtcctcactactcctctgcttctcccctctgcaaattccGTCATTCTCTCAAATATCCACAAAGTATCTACTTCAAgctaattaggctacgttcacattagcgtcttgcggtggtgcgtcgggcgcagccgaggcgacgcatgcgtcatgcgcccctatatttaacatgggggcgcatggacatgcgtttgcatgcgttttgtgatgcatgcgtctttttggccgcaagcgtcagggcgcagaggacgcagcaagttgcattttttttgcgtccaaaatccggccaaaaaaggacgcatgcgtcacaaaactatgcgttttgcatgcgttcttgtttgcgttgtgtcgccgacgcagcaccgcacaacgcaaatgtgaacgtagcctaacaaagctgtccataatctgtttcccatatatctctgaactaatttctcaccatgtaatctctggtcctcccatctCTCCTCCATAATTGCACTTTCCTAATAATCCACACATGTTTCACCCTGCCCTTTGCCAGTGTACACACATCAGAAAGCTGCAGCAGTTGGCACCTTTGTCATCCGCATCATGAGATGTGCTGCGGTAGTCCGCTGGCCGTTTGCACTACTCCTCACACATAGTtgtcctctaagggtatgtgtccaccttcaggatggccggcggtgtaGTCTGCGCGGCTTTGCTGCTCTGTGCTAAGCTCCGCCCCTTCTGGGgacgcaatgatgccagatgtgttcatagcacacatccgggatcatcgcacccatcgcctagggccctgtgctatatcttgcggcgacgcaagatatacggacatactgcgatctgaaaagacgcgcggcatgtccggagtcgcagggccgccgcgtgcgtgttaccacacatagaggagacgggatttcattaaatcccctccactatgctgtaacatctggacgctgcgtgtttgacgctgcgtctctatgcagcgtcaaacacgcagcgtttactgcacgtggaaacataccctgacaTAAGTTGTTGAACATCAGTGCACTTAATCTTTCAATTGTTGGCCAGGGCCAGGTGGATGGCCCATGGAACCATAGCCAGCCGGTGTCAAAgagcagaagtgactgctgcatggctaggggctcagactgcttgcctgatttTCAAAGGGGTGAGATGGAAGACTGATTCCCATGGGCCTCTGGTGCCAAATCTGCACTTTCAGCAGGGGACCGGGTGGAAGACAAAAGGGCCTGAACAGACTCTCAGCCAACCACTCTAAAACCACCACTACTTtttctggcctcaccattcatccATTGGTACTTGGGCCTACGAAATTACACAGAATAACCTGTTGCCTGCTTGCAGCAGAAGGGGGTGTTTTATTTGGGTGCATAGCAGGCACAGTTTGAACAttctctctccctgcagcagctgcaTCATCACCACCACCTGCAACACGGCCACATCTTCTATTTGATGCTTTCAATTTTTGGGTTGAAAATTAGTATTTATTTCAAACTCTGCTTGGACCTCTGCcttctggttcaagattattattttttttttttaattttgtttgcaTGACCTATCCACACTTGTTTGCAGGGCacatgtcctgctcttacccccatttagcgTAGTTTTGCATCCCCTTAGCCCTTACTATGACATTATTTACAGCCATGACTTCAATTGGGTTCGGTTTGGGGGTAAAGTTCAGTTCTGAACCAAACTTATCTAGCTTTGGCAAAGCCAAACAtccacgggtccactcatccctagtccTAATCTCTTTGCAGTTCCTGCAAATTGCCTTACTGGTACAACATGGTGGTTGTGTGGGAACAGGAACTGTCAGACCAGAATACCGCAGGAGCTCGGCTGAGCAATTCTGCACCTTCTCTTCTGCTCTGATCTGTTGTAGAAGAATCACTGCTGAcatgttgattgacagccggctccctgcagTGGTCTATCAACATATGGTCAGTGACACACTGGCAATAAGTGCTTGGCTCTGGAGGGAAAATATAAAGTCCTGATTTAAATTCCTtttaaggtctttaaccccttagtgaccaccaatacatctctttactgacctgagatgtaagagaatagcatcccccaaCAGGTGGCAAGCCAGCAGCTCTCAGCTGTCCACTAtacctgacaacttgctgcatcaaccACTATCCGTGTTGGTACCGACTATAGTTGTTTAACCGCTTAAATGCTGCGGTCAATGActgcagcatctagatggttaagtgTGGAGGCTCCTTCTTTAATAGCATTGGCTAcctgagatcttgattgtgtggccgtgatgtttgcgatggcaattcatggtcAAATAACGGCGTAAGAGTCTTCCAGCTATAGCGGGCTGCTCAgaaattagcgacatttaggtggtaaaaatcaactTCTTTATTctggtcatgtcactttgcattaattcctgaaaagcacctgaagggttaatgaaccatTTGAAAGCAAATTTGAATacattgaggggtgctgtttttaatatTGTATCACTTTGGGGGTGGGTTCCAACATATAGGATCCCCCAAAAGTCATTTCAAAACTTAacatttttttaaggacctattatgtaaatttccttgaaaaaatgaaaaattaccgcTACGTTAAAACCTTCTgaaattctaagggtatgttcccaatgtcagtaaatgctgcgggtttgacgctgcgtacatccgcagcatccaacccgcaatgtcgatgttacagcgtagtggatAGGATTTCTTGAAATTCCATGTCAGCTATGCGTTCACCGATTCCCACGGCTTCCCTGCAGAGACAGACATGcagtgcgtctttccagactgcagcatgtcaatttatcttgtggagacgctcagtctttgtaagataaatttcacccgtccAATGAATAGGATGCGGTGAAACTCGCACGGTTtactgaacacatgcagaatctcctgcgttcaaaagccggcagcgctttggacataaCGGACAtgtactgcgtccaaagcgctgccgattactaactgtgggaacataccctaacaaAATAAAAACCTTTTACAAATGATATAaatcagacatgagggaaatgttgttTGTTAATGTTTGTGTGGTATGACTTTATCATCATGTacaatctcagaatcaatgggatattttgaggcgttccagagttaccacataaagttacactgttcagattttaaaaatttggcccagtcacgaaggggttaaaagcaatATAAAAATAAACTGTATTTTAGTAGTTGAGGTACCCTTCACATTGCTTTCTTGCTTCTGTTCAGTGTTCCTATCAAGGCTTGTCTTTTCCCAGCATTTATTGGGATTTGGCGCATGTGctgatcattaaagggaacctgtcaccccgtagaaaaagagcgcgctcgccgctattcagcggtttctcggtgggcgcttcaggaaaatggccgccgcgatgtccatctgcgcacgcgtggcatcccacggccattttcctgaagccccgggaagcaggagactccatctgcgcacgcgcggcctcaggaagatggccgcacccaccgagaaactgctgaatagcggcgagcgcgctctttttctacagctgcgctgtgcattcggcacttgcgcatgcgagaagcactacgccaccaacgggaacttaagcaagatgtgggggagaaacagcgctgtgaccacgcccatctgacctgaccagcctgattgacaggcgaaaaagaacacttttgtaaggtatttcggcagcataggtagggaatcaggggacaaaaaaataccctattgtaaagcacagctcaggccctatttaacagtatttttttttatctcctactgaaaaaacggggtgacaggttccctttaacgtgtgatctgacgtgcatcattttcaggtgtatgctcctgaaaatgatgcacagTCTGTACCATTTAATCTATGGCCTCATCGGCACATATGCCGAAAGCTGCTTAGCATGGGGTGAATGAATGTGGGCAAGAACGCAATGTGAAGGGATCCTTGGGCATTGATGGTAGTCGCACATAATCTAACTTTccagattttcttttttaaatttataCAGAGCTCTGGGAACACCGAATAATGAAGTATGGCCAGAAGTGGAATCTTTGCAAGACTACAAGAATACATTTCCAAAATGGAAAGGTGGCCACCTTGGTTCTAATGTGAAGAACATTGATAAAGATGGCCTTGACTTGCTATCGGTATGTACTAAAAGTAGAGCTCTATATATGTATTTTAgtggtgacaattttttttttctcctgtggtTCTCAAATTGCTTATTAAACAGAAATACAAGCAActtctttcattttattttttaaatttttaaaaatccTCCCTGTTCTCGAGCGATTGCCACTTGCAGGCTTTGGATTGCAATACAGCATCCAAGAAGTCCCTTACTGGCTCTTTTGCAGGGGAAGGGCTCTTCGGAAAGAGCCAAGATGGGATAATGAATGGCTGAGACGTTGTCCTTTTCCAAGAGATTTGTCAGGGTAATCTAAGTGACAACTTGGTCAGGAAGGGGCTATCTCTAGGTTACAAGATCAAATTTGTGTCCCTTTCTAAATATTTTGCATGGAGTCCTGTCACTACAGCAGAGAATTTATTCTGCCATACTTAATGCTCATCTTCCCATTCCCATTGCTGAGTGCTACCAGCAACTTCTTGGCTTCTCTTCCAGTTTATTGCACTTATTTTTAGATTTGTGAAGGCCCTCAACGTGGTCAACTGTGACAGAGGGGTAAAAATGATCCTGTATCCGGACGATCTTTTTGTGAAGGCCACGTCCAGAGAGGACTATCTGTCCAGTCTCCAAATCTTTTTGGACTCCTTGGAGCCCTTAATTTGAATCATCAATCAGCATAAATTATGTCTGATACCATTCCATCTCTTGCAATTTTTAGGAAAAACCAAACCACACAGGAGTGcctatcattaaccccttagcgaccgccgatacgccttttaacggcggccgctaagggtacttaaaccacagcgccgttaattaagggcgctgtggaaaaagtccatagcgccccccagaggccgattttctccggggtctcggctgccgagggtagccgagaccccaggattcggggggtttttaacccaccccgcatttgcgatcgccggtaattaaccgtttaccggcgatcgcaaaaaaaaaaaaaaaaacgatctctttttaatttctctgttctccgatgtgatcgcacatcgaaggacagagaaaaggggtcccaggtggccccccaatactcgcctagctcctcgtgtctcccggtgggcgccgccatcctcaaaatggcgggcccatgcgcagtgcgcccgccggccggcaccgggagaatctttggggtctcggctgccgggggtagccgagaccccaaagagcatgattggggtcggtattaccgacccctgttttgcgatcgccggtaattaactgtttaccggcgaccgcaaaaaaaaaagtaaagtgtaattctctgtcctctgtgatcgcacatcagaggacagagaaatagggggattcggggaccctagcatactcacctaggtccctggatcctcttgctgctcctcctggccgccggcagcagaacatggcggacgcatgcccagtgcgcccgccatctgtctccatctgccggccggcaggagaacagcagttggggctaaaattagggttagggctagggttggggctaaatttagggttggggctaaatttagggttagggttggggctaaatttggggttaggcttctttcacacttacgtcggtacggggccgtcgcaatgcgtcggcccgacataccgacgcacgttgtgaaaattgtgcacaacgtgggcagcagctgtagtttttcaacacatccgctgcccaatctatgtcctggggaggagggggcggagttacggccacgcatgcgcggtcagaaatggcggatgcgacgtacaaaaaaacgtttcattgaacgtttttttgtgccgacgctccgccaaaacacaactgatccagtgcacgacggacgcgacgtgtggccatccgtcacgatccgtcggcaatacaagtctatgggcaaaaaacgcatcctgcgggcacatttgcaggatccgtttcttgtccaaaacgacggattgcgacggaatgccaaacgacgcaagtgtgaaagtagccctagggttagggttggggctaaagttagggctagggttggggctaaagttcgggttagagctgggattagggttagggtttggattagggttggtattagggttagggttggcattagggttacgcttgggattagggctaggtttgggattagggttaaggttagggttgtgattaggggtgtattgggattagggttaggcttgaggttagggttgagattaggattaggggtgtgttggatttagggttttgattagggttatggttagggttgttttggggtaagggttgtgattatggttagggttagtgattaggattatggatgaggttgggattagggttaggggtgtgttggggttagggttggagctagaattggggggtttccactgtttaggtacatcagggggtctccaaacacgacagccaattttgcgctcaaaaagtcaaatggtgctccctcccttctgagctctgccgtgcgcccaaacagtggtttacccccacatatggcacatcagcgtactcgggataaattggacaacaactattgcagtccaatttctcctgttacccttgtgaaaatgaaaacttgggggctacaatatctttttttgtggaaaaaaaaa is a window encoding:
- the CDK1 gene encoding cyclin-dependent kinase 1, encoding MDEYAKIEKIGEGTYGVVYKGRHKATGQIVAMKKIRLENEEEGVPSTAIREISLLKELQHPNIVCLLDVLMQDSRLYLIFEFLSMDLKKYLDSIPSGQYLDAMLVKSYLYQILQGIVFCHARRVLHRDLKPQNLLIDSKGVIKLADFGLARAFGIPVRVYTHEVVTLWYRAPEVLLGSVRYSTPVDVWSIGTIFAEIASKKPLFHGDSEIDQLFRIFRALGTPNNEVWPEVESLQDYKNTFPKWKGGHLGSNVKNIDKDGLDLLSKMLIYDPAKRISARKALLHPYFDDLDKSNLPANQIKS